Proteins encoded within one genomic window of Solea senegalensis isolate Sse05_10M linkage group LG11, IFAPA_SoseM_1, whole genome shotgun sequence:
- the rps21 gene encoding 40S ribosomal protein S21, protein MQNDAGEFVDLYVPRKCSASNRIIGAKDHASIQMNIAEVDKVTGRFNGQFKTYAICGAIRRMGESDDSILRLAKNDGVVAKNI, encoded by the exons ATGCAGAACGACGCCGGTGAATTTGTGGACCTTTACGTCCCCCGTAAATG CTCTGCTAGCAACAGAATCATTGGAGCCAAGGACCATGCCTCCATCCAGATGAACATTGCTGAG GTTGACAAGGTGACTGGTCGTTTCAATGGTCAGTTCAAGACCTATGCTATCTGTGGCGCCATCCGCAGAATG GGTGAGTCTgatgactccatcctgaggctGGCAAAGAATGACGGCGTTGTCGCAAA GAACATCTAA